The Candidatus Roizmanbacteria bacterium CG_4_9_14_0_2_um_filter_38_17 sequence TGGTTTAAATCTATTGAAGATATACACAACAGATTATTACAAAAAGGCAAAAAATTAGCTTTACAAATTGATTTTACGGCCACGCCAAAAAACAATCGCGGGGAAATTTTTGTGCAGACCGTTTCTGATTATCCTTTGGTTGAAGCCATACATCAAGGCGTGGTAAAAAATCCAGTTTTGCCAGATCAGGCAAGTCGTGCAAAACTGCAAGAAAAACAAAGCTCAATATTTTCCGAAAAATACGAGGACTATATCCGGCTTGGAGTTGAAGAATGGAAAAAGACATACAAAGAACTTGAACCGACCGGCAAAAAATCGATTCTCTTCATAATGACGGACGACACAAAAAATTGCGATGATGTGGCGGAGTTTTTAGAAAAAAGCTACCCGCAACTAAAAGGCGCGGTTTTAACTATTCACACAAACAAGAGCGGTGAGATTTGGGAAACTGTTACCGGCAAAAAAGAAAAAGAATTGCAGGATTTGAGAAAGAAAGCCAATGAGATAGACAGCATGGAAAGTCCTTACAAGGTGATTGTATCCGTTTTAATGCTTAAAGAGGGCTGGGATGTCAAAAATGTAACGACAATCGTTGGTTTGCGCCCTTATGGGTCAGATTCAAAGATATTGCCGGAGCAAACATTGGGTCGCGGACTGCGCCGAATGTTTTTTGGCCAAGAGGTGCAAGAATATGTGAGCGTTATCGGTACGCACGCATTTATGGAGTTTGTGGAATCAATCAAGGCGGAAGGCGTTGAGCTGGAAAAAAGAAAAATGGATCGCTCCGGCTCGCCAATTACCCCGACTGTTATTGAAGTTGATAATCAGAATGAAAAAAAAGATATTGAAAACTTAGACATTGAATTGCCGGTTTTGACGCCGAGAATACAAAGAGAATATAAAAATCTTAACTTGCTGAATGTTGCGGGATTTAAGCACAAAAAAATCTCAATAAAAGAATTTAGCGAGGAAGAAAAGAAAGAAATTGTTTTTAAAGAAATAATTGACGATAAAACTCACCATACAACAATTTTGAATAGCTCTGTTGAACCAAACTATCAAAGCGTCGTCGGATTCTTTGTGCAAAGAATAATGAAAGAACTGCGCCTTTTTGGTTGCTACGACATACTTTTTGGCAAAGTAAAAGAATTTATCAGTGATGATTTGTTTAGCGAAGGCGTTGATCTCAATGACGCAAATATTTTGAGGAATTTGTCTGAATTGGAAGCAGTAAAAACTATCGTGGAAACATTTAAAAAGGAGATTAACGATTTGACTGTACAAGATGTTGGCGATACAGAAATAAAAAACTATCTGAAAGTGAGTAGTGCCAGACCGTTTGTTGTTACTGATAAAAAATATTTATTACCCAAAAAGAGCGTGTTCAATAAAATTGTTGGTGATAGTGATTTTGAGCTTGAGTTTGCTAATTTTTTGGAAAGTGCTGATGATGTGCTTTCTTTCGCAAAAAATTATTATGAAATTCATTTCAAAATTGATTACAGAAACTCCAGTGGAGCGATTTCCAGTTATTATCCTGATTTTTTCGTAAAGATAGATAATAAAATGATTTATATCGTGGAAACAAAAGGACGTGAAGACTTCAATGATATTGAAAAAATAAAAAGATTAGAACAATGGTGCCAAGACGCAAGCGAGAGGCAGAAAAAAATTGCCTACAAAATGCTATATGTTAGGCAGGAAGAATGGGATAAATACAAGCCGACAAACTTTGGGAAACTGGTAGAAATTTTTAAATAATGTCCGATCAGATTGTGAAAAATGATATTACAAGTCTGACTATTGTTGTTTCTACTTATAATCGTTCAAGCAGCCTAGATGATTGTCTAAATTCTTTATCCAAACAAACTGATCCTGATTTTAAAATACTAATAATCGACGGGGATTCAGATGATAATACGCCAAGAGTTATAGCCAAATACAGTAAAAAATTATCTATTAGAGTTATAGTTGATGGAATTGCCCATCTCTCGTATATACGAGATCTTGGCTGGAGGAAAGCCGATACCAAACTTGTTGGTTGGATAGATGACGATGTAGTGGTTAGCAAAGGCTGGGTTAAATCAGTAAAAGAGGCATTTAAAGTTAAATCTGT is a genomic window containing:
- a CDS encoding type III restriction endonuclease subunit R; translation: MALHKNFPKDKFQILNPSIRWFPADEDLRKEGYEKLLPPFVPELRERVAEWRKKNYEGASETSKALLNWWFKELHTIYAKDGTSVAFQYYFAQREAVETVIWIYDVEKVVNKYDLIKFDKLGRVSPNMFTEDWLRFVIKMATGSGKTKVMSLLLAWSYFHKLYEENSELAKNFLLITPNIIVLDRIKADFEGLKIFYEDPILPDNGYGGQSWQDDFQIKLHLQDEVGTISKLGNIFLTNIHRVYEGSIFEPSFEDDDTSDYFLGDKVVGKTNDSKIDLGEIVRDVDELMVINDEAHHIHDPKMAWFKSIEDIHNRLLQKGKKLALQIDFTATPKNNRGEIFVQTVSDYPLVEAIHQGVVKNPVLPDQASRAKLQEKQSSIFSEKYEDYIRLGVEEWKKTYKELEPTGKKSILFIMTDDTKNCDDVAEFLEKSYPQLKGAVLTIHTNKSGEIWETVTGKKEKELQDLRKKANEIDSMESPYKVIVSVLMLKEGWDVKNVTTIVGLRPYGSDSKILPEQTLGRGLRRMFFGQEVQEYVSVIGTHAFMEFVESIKAEGVELEKRKMDRSGSPITPTVIEVDNQNEKKDIENLDIELPVLTPRIQREYKNLNLLNVAGFKHKKISIKEFSEEEKKEIVFKEIIDDKTHHTTILNSSVEPNYQSVVGFFVQRIMKELRLFGCYDILFGKVKEFISDDLFSEGVDLNDANILRNLSELEAVKTIVETFKKEINDLTVQDVGDTEIKNYLKVSSARPFVVTDKKYLLPKKSVFNKIVGDSDFELEFANFLESADDVLSFAKNYYEIHFKIDYRNSSGAISSYYPDFFVKIDNKMIYIVETKGREDFNDIEKIKRLEQWCQDASERQKKIAYKMLYVRQEEWDKYKPTNFGKLVEIFK